TGGGGAAATCCtggcagcccctccccctcctgtgTCCGCTAATGCCGAGCTACCTCCGGTAGGGATAAGTTCAAGTGCCCGCAACGTAGCGACGTCGgtgcgatgtatcgctgctgatgccggcggtgtAGTCCTGGAttggcgtggcgtcggagcgacgCGCGACCGTGCACAGGTTTGCGCCACCCGCATGAGGGGCGCagtgtcagcgtgactcaAACGGGGCCCACTCATCCCTCGCGCTGCCTACGGGGTGGTGgagcgcctccgccactCCGCAGGGGTAGGGGTCGTGGTAGGGGCCGTGCGACGATGACTGCGTGGGTGCATTGCTGTAGCGCGCGTCTGCACgactgcttcgcaccaccCGATGTGCCCCTGTTGCAGGCACACCAGGAGTTGCTCGGGTGGTGGCGTATGACTTCATGTTGCACGGCCGATCGTTGGACACGTTGCAAAGGGAGAAGGACAACTCAGCGTGGGTGCGCAACTGTGCCAAAACGCTTGATGAGGCGCATGCTCTCACTGGTTCCGCGAGTCAGATGTTTAtctgctgcgtgcgcgtctctgaagttttgttgttgttactcgctcacccccccccaacgTGTCGCTTTCTTTTCCCGCTTGTTCTCTCGTCCTTCGTACTCTGAAGCGCCCATTGCGGGAAGCGAAACACAGTCTGTCGTCATGGCGGCCCACGATGCGCTGGTGCTCGGTAACCTTGACGATGTTCACATCTCTGTGAATCGCCAGGCTCAGGCAGACACGCTCACAgtggacggcgcagcagctcgcctGCTCTCCGCACTTGCCACCTACACGAAGTTTGCCGCAGGCACAGACGTCGATACAGAGAACAGTGGCGAAGCGGTGCAAGAAGCGGCCACCCTTTCTCTCATGGCGCACATGCAGCGATTCTCACTGCTGTGCAATGCAGCACGGACGCCAGAGACGAGCTGCACGAGCGCAGGTGAAGGCAACATCCACAAATGCTTGGATGGCTGGGCAAAGTGGCTCCTGGGCTTCGAGTCACAGCCGATTGTGCTCGCAAGCAAAGTAGCGCTTTGCCTGCCCCCGCTCCAGGCGTGTTGGCGAGGTGGCTCTGTTCTTGATGGTgccggcagcgcacacatCGATCGAATCGAAGAGGCGATCGGTAGTTTCTTCGCCCGCGCGGCGCGTAGATGCGTGAAGGAGTGGGCGGCGCATGGAACACCTCTCCGCACGTTGCTACCGCCGATGGGGTTGCTGGCCACCTACGCGCGATTCCGCTGGGCATGGAGTCGCTTTACAGAACTCAGGCGCGTTGGCGGCAACGAGCATCTTGGTGGGGCGGAGAGCAGTATAGCGGTTGTAGGGTCCACCGATGCGATGCAGAGGCAAGCGGACAGAGATATCGATTTTCTAGACATCGCGGGTAAAGTGGAGTCCTGCCACACCGACAAGCTCACGCGCGAGGTGCTTCTGCATTCGTTGAACGCCATCGATTGGCGAGCGGGGAACGCCGTACCGACTGTGAAGGGGGTCGCACCGCTCGTCTGGTGCCTGTTCTTGCGCTGCCGGAGCTATGCTCTGCACAATCACTCACAGagccactcctcctcctctgatTTTTTTGTCCACGAGGCGTCTGCGCGTCTGGTTGCACAGGTGTTGCGATGCACGGTCGACGGCGTCCGTGTATGCATTGAGAGGCAGGCTGCTGACATGCATGTAGCTCGTGCGAGGCAGCTGTGTACCTGCGACATTCCGTGTCTTGTGCTGCTGACGCGGCTTTGGTTTACGTGGATCGCATTAGCCActgatgcagcagcagtgcttCTACCACGCCTAGAGTGCTCGCTTCGGCAACTAGTCTCCTCGGCCGTGAAGCTGCGCGGTGGAGCGGAGACGAAAACTCCTCCATCTAGTGTGGCGGCCGCACTAGAAGAAAACAGCGGTGAGGCGAGTCGGACAGAACAAGAGACGCTCTTTGTTGAAGTCGCATGGAAGGTGACTCCATTGTCTCTGTCGGAGATCGTgtccgccacggcagcggtgccgtgGACTGGTGCGTTTGCCCGTGCCAGTGAAGTACAGGCGGTCCTTGAAAAGCGAACCATTGTTGCGTCGGTCCCGTAAGCAGCAAGCAGCGTGGTGTGCTTTGTTGGCAGCTGTATGCGCGATGCTGTtgaggtggtggggggggcgCTGAGGCCGACAAGATGGACACTGAACAGTGAACAAAACATCAGCtgccacacccacacacagatgcAGAGATGCAGATGAGGGCTACCTCATTGGACGGCCACCGCTCATTACCCATATGCATGCACGCCACCAGCACCCCCTGAACGGACGAATGCAGTGTATGCCCTCACCTTGGGAGACGACCGTGAGTTAGCGGTCTCGTAGGTGTGTCAGCATGCATCGCACCTCGTGATTTGCACGAGTCACCTTCTTGCAAGCTTCCCGTCCTCTCGGGAACACGTTCAtccttttgttgttgttcttccGACGCTGTGCAACATCTCTGCGAGCGACACCCAGTCTTTGCGTGTGGAGTCGTATCAAGCCAACCGGTACGAAGCTGACGATCAGGGTGCACGGTAGGCGACACGGTGCACGGCTATGTAGCTGCTGGCTCGCCTTCCCacccgcctcccctcctgcgcctccctcctctctccttcatGGGGACTCGGCTCTTGCGGTAACGGGTtcaagacacacacgcacacacacacgcacacgcacacacagtcGAGATGAAGACGTTCAAACACCTCACGATAACTGGCGCCACGCCCACTCTGCGCCGCGAAACTCGGTACCTGATGCACCTTCTGCTCACCCTCGAGCGCGCGCCGTACGACACGCGACTCAACCTAGAGTTTGTCTCCCTCGCACACATGCGTCAGCTTAACTACAAGTACAAGGGCTCAGATCGGGCCACTGATGTCCTCACCTTCACCCCGGTAGGGAAGGCGGGCAGCTTTGTGAATGATCTTCTCTTCAGCGATTTTCTGGAGAGAGGCGACGGCAACAAGGACACAGGAGCCACGCTGACCACCTCACCTACGTGTGCTGGGGCGGTAGGGGCTGAGCCGAACGCCCTGACGCAGTCCATCatccgcgctgagctgctcGACCTCGGCAACATTTTTGTGTCACTCGATTATATGCGCCTGCGATGCCGTCGTTACCCCTCCACTACTCTTCCCCTGGCGCCCTACCTCCATGCGGCGCTTGTGCACGCTACACTGCACGCGCTGGGCTACGACCACACGAGTCCCGCCCTCCTCCAACAAATGGTACggagggagcagcagctcggtCGACAGCTGGCGATGATCGCGCGCCAGCATCCGAGGTGCCTTCCTCCGCTTAATATGTGGGATACAATGTGAATCCGAACTCGCAAAAGAGACGGCGGAAGTGACGGCCGATGAAACGTTCACAGAACCATTGCACACAGCAAAAAGCGTGTGGGGCATGCTttcagggggaggggtcccTCGCTGAGATGCGAGTCGCGTCGTTGGGTGTGCTGAAGCAGAGTTtccctcctgctccgctTGGGAAACGCATACACGTGTCCTGCGCTCTTCGGCCGAATgttgttctttttttttctcgctccTCAGAACGCTTACGTGATGTCATGCCGGGCAAGAGCGCAATCTCCTCTCGAttgccatcgctgccgttcaCCTCCCGCTTTCTCGTCCTCGCCcttcgctctcgctctcgacGTTCTCATCGTGCGGCAGTTCCGCTAGGAGATGCGCGGAGGATCAGAGAGCTGGTTGGCGCCTCTTTTATTTTCCATTTTCCACTCGGCACCTGCCGCCAAATTTTTCATAAGCGTCGGTCGATCCATTTACCTCTCCCCTCATGGAGGCCTTTCGCTCCGTGCGGCTGACGTGCCACACCACGTTGGCACCCTCCAtcgcgagggaggagaatGATCACGTGCTGCGCATCTTCAATGCCCCCACGCGGTGCGCAGAGCGTGAAGCGGAGAGTCGCCTGCACAGGCTCCATGGGCGCGCCGGCTTCCTGaagcgacagcagcagtccGTCATCGGCTTTCATCCGCTCCGCTTCTTAGAGAGGATGTCCACGGAAGCAATGACGGATCCTGACGCGGAGAAAATGGCCTACTCGATGCGCACCCACGCCACGTCGTttgagcagctgctgcggtttCTCATCGCGAAACTCCGGGAGACCGTACAGGGCGTTTCTTGGAACTGCCCGCATGCGCACCAGGAGTGGGATTCCGATTTGCGCTTCTACGGGCCGTGGTGGCTCGTCGTGCGCTCGGGGTGCCACCTTAGGCAGCCCCACGCTTCGACGCGCTCCATCTTGATGAACTATACAAGTGCCTCTTCCACTGCAAAGGCAAAATACACTCCCCGTGCCGTCTGCCAAAGCGACGCGCTCTTCAATGTACACGAGGGCAGGCCAGAGAATCAATACACGCCACTGCTGGTAGAGCAGAGCGTTGCGGCAGAAAGTCAGCTGCTTGCCGACATTGCACTTCGATTAGGCGGAAACACTTTTCAGCTCAACCTATTTCATCTTAGCGGTATCTTTCTGAGCCCTGATCGAGTGCACGTGCTCGTTTTCGACGGCTTCCGACGTTTGTGTGCGGGAACGGCCACGGCGACCGGGACGGCTTCACCGATGCAGGCAGGCTCCATGAGTGGCGAGGACAGTCTTCTCTCCATCGTGTCCTTGTCTTCCTGCCACATCGGTTCCGCGGgactcctcatcctccttGCCGGCATTGTCTACCTCTCCAAGCGTCACAACTGCCACGTGCACTCGCTTGACCTCTCGTACAACGACCTGACTAGTAGCTCGCTGTGGTGCTTTACACAGACGCTGCCCTTCACGAAAATCAGGCGGTTGAGTCTCCGCGGAAACGTCCTCACCAGCAGGGACCCATCTACACTGTACGAACTGCTCTCAGATGGCTGCAACCGAGAGATAGAGGAACTCGATCTCAGCTACACAGCCCTCTCTGCTGCGCAGACAAGCGCCCTGATCGACTACCTTCCGCGCCTATTGaagctgcgcgtgctgcttCTGGAGGAGGTGATCATTCCCTCAGCGAAGTGGCCCGCCTTTGCAGTAGCGGTAGCAAGGACGCatctgctgcgcgtgcaaCTCTTCGCCGGTGCCCCATCGTCTGCGATGGTCGGGTACGCCAAGACCATCGAGGAGATGTGCCTGCGCAACCGCCAGCGGGCGATGGAATGCTGCGACGACGAAGTCTTGCAGAAGGACATGACAACGTACTTTGGCTTGAAGAACGCAAGCTTTTTCCAGGCGTTTTTCCAAGTTTCGCCGCTCCGAGGCGGTCTCGCGTTTGGAGAGACgaccgcagcgctgccagaCGGGTATGGTGTCTTTACCGACAACGACCCAAGTATGCATGTCTAAGATGCTTCGGAGTGAAACGTATCTGTGCAACTCTTCCTgctttcgcttttttttcagcctctgtgtggtggtgctggggtgggggtggcaTGGGGGGCTATCCCGCATTGTTGTCCTTGCTTTTCTTGTCCATGTATGCGTCTCATGCCCAGTCGTGCGTTTCTGTGCGACAATCACCCTTGAGGCGGCTGCTACTTTTGCGTGTGCCTCAGCGGATGGGCGGATAAGATTGGCTGACTTTTCGATGTACAATGTGGTCCCGGGTCTGGCAACCCGACGTCACCCTCTTCCGgatcctctcccttcccctcactctgacacacatacacacacacatacatacatacacacacctccctcgTCAGTTCTTTTTTGGCGTTGTTCTTCTCCTTCCGCGCCCTCCCCCGTGTGTGCGATACCGCAACGCTTTTGGTTTGTTtctcgtctttctctctgctttCATATCCGTAtactttgtgtgtgtgtgtgctctccgTCTTGTATGTTTTATCGTGTATGTATTtatttttgttgttgttttttgcTGTTCTCTGGATCCTGGAACGTGTTCTTTGTGTGCCGCCTCCGTCCTCCTTTCGTGATTCTCTTTTCCGCGTTTCCGGCTCTCCCGGATATTTGTTCGAAAACGTTCGAAGGTACTCCCTCCTGCGGGAAACAGACAGCCGCAGGGCAGCTGTACTCTCACCCCTCTTTGCATATTCTCCTCGAAAAGGATCTTGTGTGGAGATGGACCACCACAGAGCCCTTGGAATCGATTCGATCTCGGCGAACGTCTCACCCGTGCTCCCTTCCTTTGTGCGCACCTCCTTCATGGCGGTATCGCCTTCGCGCCGAAAGATGCAGTGCAACAAGGCCCAAGGAGGACAATAACGCCGCTTCAGTTGCCTCCCCGCATGCTTAGGCGGCAGCTTTCATGAACTGGCACGAGCGCagccgccctctcctccgaTGTTCAGCTGTCAGTGCTTCTCACCTCCACTGTGCATCCCTGTCTTTTTTGCTATCGGCTACTCACGAAGTCGTTGTTTCTCTTAGCGATGCTGCGCCGTGTGGCTTTGCGACTGACCACGGCCTCCCACAACGGCGCTGGTgtcaccgctgcggccggtgGTGCTGTAGGTTCCGGTCAACATATGAATTCGCAGCAACGCGTGCTGGAGATCAAGTCTCCCATGTCCCTCCTGCGCATGTGCTACCGCAGTATTGACATTACCGTCAAGTCTCGCCACGCCCGCGCCTTTCTCAAGAAGCGACTGATGGAGCAGTGGGCAGAGAAGTGCAAGGAGACGAACCCCGAGAAGCAGCGCTTCTACATGGACTTGGCCGGCTCCTTTTTACAGGCACTGCACACGGAGCGGAACCCCAAGCCGGGCAAGGTCGTGAATTTTCAGCTGTCTCGGCAAGTCGCGTACGAGCAGAAGCTGGCGGACCGCGAGAAGAGCGCCGGGgcgcggcgggtgcggcgcaTGCCGAAGGAAGTGAAGTCACAGGATCATTAGTCGCCTGCCTCCTTGATGTATCCCCTCTCCCGCGTGCGCTTGCCCTCGCTGAAactccgctctctctctgtttgcCTTCCTCTATATCTGCCACGTCGGCAAGACACGAGAGCGCACGTCGCGTTTCGTTCGCAATGgtgctcgctctcgctctctcagcGGGTTCTACTCACATGTGTTGTAGCTCAAGCGAAGCAACTACAACATGTGTGCCTCCGTGCGAGATACCGTCCCAACCCCTCTGTGGACCCGTGAAGGCAACTCTCTCCACCCGGAAGCAACCGCAGAAACCTATCATCAGCAATCAAGAGCGTGGATCGTGTACGCATGTGCTTTCCCATTGGATATCACTTCTTCGATGAAGCCGCACTTTTCCCAACCGTCTCcctcctttccttctctcacCCGTGCTGTACACCCCTGCACACAAATGCGCCGCAAACGGTGCGGTCTGCGTACCCTTGTCATctatgtatatatatacacgtgtatatgtatataaCAATAGCACACATACATCAGTATCAGTaacacagcagcggcacggagATGCATCCCGTCTGAGCTCCTCACCTCCTTGTCCCTACATTGTTTCGTGTTTtggctccgccgccgccgccgccgcccacccacaccccaccccttccgCTTCCCTTTCGCagtccctctcccctccgtcTTCTGACTGAGCCTCCCTCCACCCAGGTGCCTTCCTCCTGTTTCTTTTCTGACTTTACGTCtactcctcctctccctccacagCCCACCGCCTACAGCGTATTCCCAATCAATAAAAAGAAGCACCACCCAAACACTACGGCAACTCAAGACTGGTCTCTCTGCATTGTACATGGCCGGCCATACCCTCGGTGCTATCCTCATCCTGGCCTTCTGCTCTGCCTTTACACAACATTCGCTGTCTTGTAATACGCACTGCGCATCTGGGGCTTTTCTTTCTACGTCCCTGCAGCCCTGCTGTCTGCCTTCGCGCGATTCCACAGCACTTCTTATTAGCGACTTGATTGGCTTACGGCTCCCCCTTGTCTGTCACCTCTTCAGCCTCTTCTCCGATTCCATCTACtcgttttttgttgttgtcgtttCTGTCGTCCTGCAGAGGCTCGCCGCAGGACACCACCTGTGTGGTGCTCTTTCACCGGAACGTCTCTACTGTCGATTCGTCCATTGCGACTCACTATGCAGCACTCCACGACCCCCACTGTTTCGCCAGtcaaggcggcggctgccatTGCGACTGTCGGCCTTCTCACCTACGCCACCACGCGGATGATGCAGGCAGTGTACTCCGCACCGCCGAAGATGCCAGAACCGGCGATTCCGCCAAATTCCGAGGACGGCCTCGTCTGGAGCGTGATCAAGCGCGTCCTTTACCGCCACTTCTACGTTGTCCGCAAGGGTGACCCGTTGAAGACTCTGCAACGGTGGTGCGCGGAGTTCGATTACAAGCCGTTCGTCATGAAGATCTTCTTCCGCACACACGTGGTGCTCTCGAGCCCGGTCGACATTGAGCACGTGCTGTTGCGCGCTGACACGAAGTTCTACAAGAACACCGGCTACGACATTGTGcgcatcgtcgtcggccGCGTTGGCCTCCTCGCGGTCGGCAACAAGACGCAACACGCCATGCATCGCCGCATCCTGATGCCCATTTTCAGGTCGCAGAATATTCGCGGTGTTTCGAATGAGATCGTTCGCATGCATGCCCTGCGCATGATGGGCGGCCTTTTCGATCTCATCCAGTGCGGCGGTGAGCAGGACGCCGTGGTGAACCTGAGCGACCACGTCTTCCGCATGGCGCTCTCCGCCATCGGGGAGGCGGCCTTCCGCGCCTCCCGCAGCGagtcgctgcgcgtgcgcagccacTTCGATGTGATGATGAAGATGTCCCGCTTGAACTACTTCTGCCCGTATCTCAAGTCATCCGCCCAGCGGAACGCGCGCAAGATCCTGAAGGAGATGAGCGTGGAGCTGTTGGATAAGAACATGCAGATAAATCAGATTGGCACGCGTCAGTGTGTGATGGACGCGCTGATCGATGAGCTGTATGCGCACTTCAGCATGGACGACGTGTTGGATCACGTCGTCACCTTTTTGTTTGCCGGCCACGACACGGTGAGTCACACGCTGGAGTTCCTGTTTGCGCTCCTGGGTACAAACACGGAGGTGCAGGAGCGTCTCTACGAGGCCCTTGAAGACTTGATGCCCTCCATCTGCACCTGCCCCACCGTGCAGGAGCTTATGGAGTGCGACTACCTTGTTGCCGTCGTGAAAGAGGTGCTGCGGATGTACCCGGCGGCGCCTATCATCTACCGCGACGCGGCCGAAGATGTGTACCTACCCGGATCTGGTGTTGTGATTCCAAAGGGCATGACGGTTGTCATCACGCTCTCCGCTCTGCAGCGCAACACGCACGTGTACGGCGACGACGTTGACGTGTTCCTCCCCGAACGGTGGCttggcgaagaaggcgaggCATTGCGCAAACGCTGCGGCCGTTGTGGCTACATCCCCTTCAGCTGCGGCAAGCGCAGTTGCATTGGTCAGGAGTTCGGCTACCTGGAGTTGCTCgtcgtgacggcgctgctggttCGCCACTTGAAGATGGAGTTAGCCGGCAAGTTCCCAGAGGCGCGGTACAACATTACCATAGCCGTGAGCCACTCAGTCTCCATGCGCATATCCGCCCGCGACGGCATTCCTGTTAGCGAGGTTTACGAGCGCATCGCCAACGTACTTGACCTCAACGACGAGGACGCTGAGTCTCCCCGCAACATGACGCAGGCAGCGGGAGGcgagaggcgctgcagagaAGGTGCCGTACGGCGGTAAGCAACACGATGAGGCTTAGTGAGAACGTTgctgtgtctgcgcgcgtgtatgtgtgtgtgtgtgtgtgtgtcgctccgcccctcctcccttcatCCCCTTGTGCGAGATTGCCGTCGTGTCTGTGGGTGCTATAGTTGCTGGGACGCTCGGTGATGATTATAGCCCTCAAACGCGCCACCTTCTTGCCACCCTCATAGTTCTCTAAGAGGTGCgtggaaaaaaagaaggcatCTCCGACCTTGGTGAGGGGAATGCAGCTGTGTTATTATTTTTTATTATCTTTGATTCTCTCCCCTAGTCCACGCGCATCCCCACACATCTCCGCTCTAATGACGCTCGGTGGCGTATATGGATTGCACAGGACAAAGGGGGGACTACTGTAGCTCACCTCTTCGTGACTCCCTCGCTGGCGAACGGCCCGCCCGCAATCAAGGCGACATGACGCCGATCCAGCACATGTGCAGAACGTACAAGAAAAAACGCGGACAATAGGAAGTGTGTATGCACGCTTGGTGTCGCTTCTTTTTTCCCTTGCTCTCCATTttgtcgttgttgttttcgaAGGTTTGTGACCGAAACGAACGAGGGCGGGATGATGGAAACACGATGTGATGAGGAGGTGCGAGTCAAAGTGCTCTCCACAATCCAGATGACGtgctctcccccccccctcccagcCACGTGTCTTTTCTTTCCCGCATTGCTTGTTCTTGTAATCATTTCTGATCTCGGGGAGTCGAGTCATACGTATGCtgcacccctctccccgccccAGCCCCCTTTGACTGTTCGCCACAACGGAAATCCTTGGGTGTGGGCAAAACGGGGGTGCTCATGTCTGCCTCTCCGTGAGTAGCGCTACCCGCTGGCGACCTGAGTGCTGCAGCGTTCTCGCGGAGAGCTCTGCCAGCGCTGGAGGTACCGAGAGCGCGAGCGGAGGGAGACCAGTCTGGTACACTCTTCCACGGCAGTAGGCACTTCGCCGTCTACGAGGACTTGGAAGCGTGCATGGAAAACTCATCATCCTTATCTCTTGGCAccattccccccccccttttttttcgtattcttttttttgaCCATGCTTCGTTTACTTGTTGATGTTCATGATATGTGTGGTTTCGGTTTCGTgcgtgcccctccccctgcagCTCTTCTCTTTTCGTGTGTCTTTTCTCTTTTCAGATCCTCCGGTATGTCCATGTCTCTCTTACAGCTCGTGTTCGCTGTGCGGTCCCGCGGGTGCGTGGGCATCACGCGGTCGGTGACTTGCGAAGGGGCGACTGCGCGCATTTCTGTGCGTTGTATCGTTTCCTGTTCTCTATCTCTCCCTTttgcatgtgcatgtgtgtttTGTTGTTTCGCGTGCTCTTCCCCGGATCCAGCTTCCTTGCGTTTTTGCGAGCTCCTCTCTATCCCGAACCTCTCTTCGTACCTTCCTTCAGCTTCTCCATCTGCCACatgtgccccctccctcccccccccttactggcccccccccctatctctcgcctccccacctctctttttcttttggggGTCTTCCGCTCTTCtttgtatgtgtatgtgtggtcTTCGCTGAGTGCTTGTACAacgctctcttttttttcgtattcTTCTCGAAAGTTTTTTCTTGTGCGCTCGCCTCAGTCGACTGGCGTTGGTCGCTGCTTCGTGCATGCTTCGGTTTTTGTATGAGCCTCTTGGCGTCAAGCTACATCGCCGCTCTTCCCCCGATTGCTTTTatcccccttttctctttcgCCTGCATCGTCTCCGGCGCATCATGGCGCCACTTGTACGCGCCAGAAAAAGTGCATCTGTTTTTCCCTTCCCATTCAGCGTGCTTGTATGGTAtgtacgtgtgtgtttgtgtgtgtgcattcGCTCGCTATTCTGCGCTCGGTTCCTGACTTTGTTCGTTCTTTTTCCCTTCAcgccatccccccccctctccctctccattcGCTGCTGTCAGCATTGACGTGCacatttctttttttctgtcgttacaccccgcccccccccctcccctccctcctccctctcgtttttatgtgtgtgtgaagtCGATCATGTTGCTGCGTCTCATAACGCTTTGCCGCTCGGTCTGGATTGgttgtgtttttttttcctgcttGCGCCCTTGGCTCTGTgtctgttgttgctgtttggATGCCTGTGACTGGATATCCTTGTTGTACCATTTTCGCGCGCTCACCTGTCATTCTTATCATgcctctgtgtctctctctctgcctccctgcCTGCCTGTATGTCTGCCGTTGATTCGGGTTTCTATGCTGTGGTGGTCTTATCAGGGTATTGGGAAGTGGAGGGCAGAGGCACTGCAACCATCGCTCCTCTCTCATAAACATGACGAGAGGGGTTGCGAGCAGCATCGCGTCGTGATAAAGCAAAGATTGTGCCCccgtttgtgtgcgtgtacttGTTGCTGCGGCTCACCCCTTTTGAGGCGGAGGGAGCGGGGTCAAAGCATGTTTGGTGTGCATCGCTACTCttttgcgcgtgtgtgggacAGGGGACAGGGGCACCGCACGATCCATCCTTCTCTGTGACTGCGCGTGGGCTTCGTTCAGCTCCGCGAGTAATGGTCGCCTTTgtctttgtttttctctgtCCCCTCCTGCAACCGTTCTTGTCGCGGGTATGCGACCTGATTCACATGTGAGCAGTGGGACACATTGCTTCGAGGGCCGGGTGAGACGGCAGACAGACGACATGGTTTTTCAAAGGAAGGCGAGGCGCGGcaaagaggcggagagaagCGACGTTTTTTGCGGCACCATCGAAGCAGTTTCAGAAAGAGTGAAATCGTCAGGGAGAGCAGCGGAGCCGGTGCGTCGAGAGACAGTGGACGAGAGGATGGCAGCAGACCAGCAACTATGGGTTTCGTTTGCACGTGTGCCCCCAATgacttttctttttttttcgggtACGCAATGACCTCTTGCTGCGCTCATCCGCCTGGTGCGTCTCGGATACAAAAACAAAGCACGAAGCGTCCACGGCTGAAGCGCCAGTTTCGAGACTTCCAcgcctttcctctctcttcacgCGCACGTTTCCTCGACCCCTCCGCAACGTCGATGTTGTGCGTATGCGTCTTGTATGATACGGAATCTGGCAATGCACCTTGTATGGCTCACGCCTCTCGGATGGGGAGACTCTGGTATGTGTCGCCCTGTGTAAAGAAAGCGCGCAAAGGAAATGCAGCGAATCTGACATGTGCGGACAGAAATGTGGGTGTTGGTGCGTGGCACGCTGACTCCACATGAAAAGGGCAGCTCTGCACCGATGGGCCACATCCCTTGCAGCACAGTCATCCGCATGTCCTGTGTCTTCATGGTTGGCGAACGTTGGGggggcggcgcggcgtcaTTCTTTTCGACGACACAAAATGTTGGCGTTCTTCtgttcccctcccctcccacccccaccacctctgAAAACCCACAGCACAAAGAGACAACCACTGCAGGGAGCGCAATACTTCCGGTGCAACAGGTGTAACAGAA
The window above is part of the Leishmania mexicana MHOM/GT/2001/U1103 complete genome, chromosome 33 genome. Proteins encoded here:
- a CDS encoding cytochrome p450-like protein; translated protein: MQHSTTPTVSPVKAAAAIATVGLLTYATTRMMQAVYSAPPKMPEPAIPPNSEDGLVWSVIKRVLYRHFYVVRKGDPLKTLQRWCAEFDYKPFVMKIFFRTHVVLSSPVDIEHVLLRADTKFYKNTGYDIVRIVVGRVGLLAVGNKTQHAMHRRILMPIFRSQNIRGVSNEIVRMHALRMMGGLFDLIQCGGEQDAVVNLSDHVFRMALSAIGEAAFRASRSESLRVRSHFDVMMKMSRLNYFCPYLKSSAQRNARKILKEMSVELLDKNMQINQIGTRQCVMDALIDELYAHFSMDDVLDHVVTFLFAGHDTVSHTLEFLFALLGTNTEVQERLYEALEDLMPSICTCPTVQELMECDYLVAVVKEVLRMYPAAPIIYRDAAEDVYLPGSGVVIPKGMTVVITLSALQRNTHVYGDDVDVFLPERWLGEEGEALRKRCGRCGYIPFSCGKRSCIGQEFGYLELLVVTALLVRHLKMELAGKFPEARYNITIAVSHSVSMRISARDGIPVSEVYERIANVLDLNDEDAESPRNMTQAAGGERRCREGAVRR